The following nucleotide sequence is from Solanum dulcamara chromosome 7, daSolDulc1.2, whole genome shotgun sequence.
AAATTAGAGGCTTACCCGCAATGCTTTCTTTTTGAATCGGTTCATGATAGAAAATTGCTTCAGTCTTGTCCTAACAATATCTCCCAGTGGAACATTTGAAGCCTTTTTTGCATTTTGAATCCAGGGGTGATCTGCAATAAAGTAAACAGACTTAAAGAAATAAAACTGATGCGTGTTTTGAACAGTTTTAGGATATAAATCTGTCTTTGTTAGTGACTTTCttaaaagtaaaataagatctttGTTAGTGAGAATCAGCATATGATTTACATTCAATTCATCCAATTATACAATAGTTCGCGTCTTCATTATTGGTCCTATTAATAATTATAAAGGCATAGGCAGCTCTGGAAATCCCACATTCCGATATCTGAGTTTTCAAGCATGGTCCTGAATTTTTAGAGATGCCTGAGTCTCAGAGCATGGGCATAGAGGTTGAAATCTCTAAAAAGAAAATCAGGGGAACAAAGGGTGGGGAAGGATTTTCATACCTACCACATAACTGGGACTAACCCAATTCAGGAAAGAAATAAAATGCAAAGTGAAATATACAACTGGCTATTTAGTTATGAAATTTGTACATTTGCTTCAGAGATATGCCATATAGCTCAATCACGCCCCAGAACCCAGCATACTCAAGGAGATAAGAGAATAAAAACAAATGCAATGACAATccagaaaaataaaaacattttccCCACAAATCAGTATGCCTAAACGGTGGATCGTTGAAATTAAAGATGTGATTCCTTGAGGAAAGCCTCACTTTTCCAGTGTAGTGGCCAGAAAATACTAAAGAGCATCTCGAAAGCTGCCCACAATAAAACAGTTTGCATAGAACATTGCTCAAACCATAAACAGTTTTCAAATGCCTTTGAACGAGTATTAACCCtacatttttcttctttatccTCTAACCTTAAGTAACACTGACGATCTTCAACCGTCAACTTGGAAAACAACGGTGATCTATCTCAAATCATTTCTTTTCTCAACATATAGTTTTCCCTATACCACGGGAGCCGTTTACTTGGAAGCTCACGAACTCTGAGTTGAAAAATACTTACCAAGGACCTGTTGGGCTGTCAACCGCTTCTTGGGGTCAGGTTCCAGCATCTGTCTGACAAGACTTTTTGCCTTTTCAGAGACTTGAGGCCATGGTTCCCTCTTAAAATCAATCACTCCCCTCAAAATTGCAAGAGCAACCCCTTGTTCAGATTCTGCAAAAGATAATCAGATTAAGAAAAGAACTTAACTCCGGAATTACAAATAATTGCAAACATCACAACTCAACAGTAAACTGGAAAAACAATATATACCAGCCCAAAATGGAGGAACCCCacataacaaaatataaagGATGACACCAGCGCTCCAAATATCAACTTCTGGTCCATAATTCCGCTTCAACACCTCTGGTGCCATGTAGTAAGGACTTCCCACAATCTCAGAGAATCTTTCCCCTGATTAATTACAAAAATTACTAAGAATCAAACACTTCTCTGAGGATGAAACTGCCACTTAAAACATACAGAAAAAAAAACTGATTTTTGTGAGACAGAAGAAAAGGGTGTCTTTCTAATTCACTTGAGGGTAAAGAAATTGGAAGAATTTAGAACTCGTACCAGGCTTGAAAAATACAGATAGACCAAAATCGATGGCCTTAAGAGCAGAGTGCTCTTTCTTATTAGCAAACAGAAAATTCTCAGGTTTCAAGTCTCTATGCATGACCCCATTAGCATGACACATCCTTACAACCTCTGCTACAGTTTTGGCAACCCCAGCTGCAGCTCTTTCACTGTAATGCCCTCTAGCTACAattctatcaaataactcccCACCTTCACACAACTCCATAACAAGATGAACTGCTTCATTATCTTCATAAGTAGCTCTCAACTTAACAATATTTGTGTGATCAGGAAGGCATGACATAATAGCAACTTCTCTTCTCACATCTTCGATATCCACAGCTGTTCGGAGCTTCTTCTTAGAAATGGATTTGCACGCAAGGGCTTCTCGGGTCTCCCTGTCGGTGCAAAGGTATGTGACTCCGAATTCGCCCCGACCCAGTTCTCGTCCTAAGATGTATTTATCGGATATGCGGGTTTTAGGGAAGAAGTCTTTGAGTACTCGGATCGGTGCGGGTGACCCGGAATACGGGTTGGGTCTACGTTCCCGGGGCTTCTTTGGTTTTGTTTGAGGATCGGTTTTTGAAGCTTCTTCTGGCCTTATGCAAGCGTTACAGTTACCCATGGCGAAGTGAAATGAGTTGTTCCGCCGCTAAAAGTGGTAGCCGGAGGTGGTTGTTGCGGTGGTGGAGATAGAGGACATGGCACGGCAAAGACTCTTGCTATTTTCTGAATTtcgtgagagagagagagagagaaaacgCGGGGTCAGTTGGGGAGTAGTAGTTTTTGAATAAAGTCCATTTATTGCCAAATATTGTTATACTCCTATTTTAAAATTGactatcttttttctttaaatttcttttttttaaaagagaattttattttattaaaaagaaagaaaatattggAGAAATATCCTGAATCCTTTAAAAAGAATCTATTCCAATATTGGTAATGAAAAAGATGGAAATACTAAGAATTAAATGCACCCCTATTTTTATTATGCGATAGATGTGTTcttgtttctttattttttcaatttatatacTTGGTAAAGTTGAATAATTGGTGGTTTTAACTTAAGATATGTTTTTAACTAATTTATCCTTAATAAATACTTCAAAAAATGATGTAATTCTTTAGTAATTTCTTGGTTATGTAAAACTCTCTGAGATTGAAAAAACATCAtttgtattttcttaattatctaaaacatcacttatttttaaaaatttgtaaCATTTGGATGTGAATTCTGTTATTTTAATACTGGCTAGTTCAGTTCCTATGTGGACGGGGGGACTAATGACTAGTATAAATTCCATTCCATTGGGTATAATTATTGGCCAACTTCTTTATGGAAAAAATGGTCCTAATGAAGTTGGGTcgaaacttgagagaaaattattttaattcaatAGAAAAGTAAGTATGGAAGGTATTGTCCAACTGAAGAAATTACTTGCTCAACTATAGAGTTGGTCAACCACAAAATAGCAAACTCTTTTCTGGTACTTAGTCataatttcttatatttatGTTCTTATCACAATGAAACAAAGCCTTCTAGAAGTTCATATCCACTAAGATAAAGCGAAttgaaaattaattattcaacatgaatttatacatttaagggtaatttttatctttttctatAACGTGTATAGGAAGATAAAGGAAAATTTGTTTTGTACTACTGTTTTTTTCTCCATAGGACAAGCAAAGTGAAAATGAATATGATGGACTATAATTAACAGACCTAGTCAAttataatttgttttccttctttttaaactttttttgaTTGAGTTTACCAAGTCTATTTGGTCTCCCCATCAATACCTACCACTGCCTTTCATGATTGCTTCAAGGACCATTAATATTTTCTACTAGATTAATTAGACCaacttgaaaatataataaacgtttggtctcaaaaaaataatacaaaagtcAAGCTATAGCTAGATAGATTGACCTTATACAACTCTACGAAAAtacttaaaagaagaaattttttgacttatcaacaataataatgtcatataaaatgaaatacaacgagattttaacaaaaaaattaagggGAGAGAATCAAAACATACAAAGATAAAGAGACGGATCAAGAAGTTAAGTTTCATGGGGTTTAGCATTTAAAGCTATGAGTTTGTCTATCATTTGTTGcaatttttgtaaatttttatatatataaatttatgtttcGTGTTGAAAATATTCGAATGGCCTCGATATTAATAATCTACATCCGCTTCTATTGACAGTTCAATAAACTAGCTAGTAGGTGCCAccttttcaatttaatttaattactaTATATATTTGCATGGAACTAAGTCATGATTTGGGTGTATTAAGTCATAGGTGGATTTGGTGGtatatagaaataaaaatggaaTTCAAGGGTTGAGATCAATTTGTGATACCAGTAGATGAAGTAGTTGAACAATTTCACTGTTTGATGGCATGGCACACATGTAGTCTTAAGACACTGCCACATGCCACAAAATAGATTGGTTTTGGCGCTAGTCTACCAAACTAAACGTATTGGATTGGGAGGAAGGGATTGACTATGATGAAACATTTGCTCTAGTAGCCCGAATGGAAGCTATCAGAATGTTGATTGCGTTTGCAGCACACATGgagttcaaattatatcaaatgAATGTGAAGAGCGCCTTCTTGAACAGATATCTGCAAGAGGAAGTGTATGTTCGACAACCACTAGGTTTCAAAAGCCATGAATATTCTAACCATGTATACAAATTGGACAAAGATCTTTATGGCCTCAAGCAGGCACCACGTGCTTGGTATGACAAGCTGTCCACATTTCTTCTTACACATGGATATACAAGAGGCAAGATTGACAATAAATTATTTCTCAAGAAAAAGTGCCCTCATGTCTTAATCGTTCAAGTATATGTTGACGATATCATTTTTGGAGGAACAGATGCACGTATGGGTGTCGAGTTTGCAGAACTTATGAGTAGTGAATTTGAAATGAGCATGATGGGAGAGTTGAACTTCTTTCTTGGACTTCAAATCCATCAGTCATCATCAGGAACATCAATTCATCAACAAAAGTACATTAAAGAACTACTGAAAAAATTTgacatgcatgatgtcaaagtacATGATACACCTATTGCCACCACCACTAAACTTGACAAGGTTGAAACTAGTTCCCCAGTCGGTGACACAAAATACAGAGGCATAATTGAATTCCTACTATACCTCACAGCCAGTAGACCAAACATAGTATTCAGTGTCGAACTATATGCACGTTTTCAATCATCTCCAAAAGAGTCATACATGAGGACCGTCAAAAGAATACTACGATACCTTAAAGAAACTCAGAACCTGATTCTCTGGTATCCTACAGGAGACTCATTCGATCTAGTTGGATTTGCTGACGCAAACTATGCATGCTATCTTTTAGATAAAAAAAGCACATCAGGATGCATACCAGTAAGATGTGACAATACCAATGCGATGAACATGACTAAGAACCCGATCCAACACAAACGAACCAAACACATTGATGTACGACATCACTTTTTTTTAGACAATATTGAAAAAGGACGCATAGCCATGACGTTTTGTAAAACTGAAGATCAAGTGGCTAATATCTTCACCAAAGCATTAGGAAGAGAACAATTTGAGAAAAACAGACTGGCCCTTGGTCTCATTTACCAGTCCAATTAAcaatcttctctctttctcGGCAAATCAATTGATAAGTAGTGATTTGGCATTCTAGATATAATGTGACTTACTGATTCCTCTTTGTATTGTATCAGGTACACACTCATCTTCAGGGGAACATTACAACTCAGGTTTGATGATATTACCCTTAGTTTTCTATAACAAGGCAGAGAAACAACTTGACTGCACATATGACCTAGGTCTTTCCCTTAGCAGGTATGCACTCATCCTCTTGGTCTTTACTACTAAGGTACATCTTAAATACATGTTCATATATCCAACTGAACTTGGTCCCCTCATCTGTACTCGACATTCCAAATGGATGGAAAGTTCATATTTTTAATgtgaatattaataaccttggGATCTTAACCGTCACCTCACCCTCAAATCACTCATCAGAATGCCATCATTTCCCATCAAATCACCCAAAACGACCACTTCTCCCAAAATACCTTCACTCGTTTTAGCCCTTGTCGATTACTCCGACGATGAGGAACCAACATCATTTCAGGGGGAATCCCCAGAGGTATCTGCTCAGGGGGGAGATCACCCAAATTCTTCGATAAGCACGCCATTGTCTTCCCTTGTTCTTCAAACTCATCAATATCATCTTTCACCATATGCCTCCACCTAACCCTTCACTCTTTCATCATCACCTTTACCCATTGAAAACCCTAACCCTTCGTCTTTTCCTCTTCCTTCCACTGAAACCCCCAATGTGTCCCCTGGAGTGATTGAATTCTATATAAATCTAGTATTCTTAGAGGATAGTGTGGTTAGTTCTAAAATTCATGGGGCTGAGATTGTTATTGACTTGATCAGGAAGAACACATCAACTGGACGACACTCATGATTCATCATATGACCAAGGTAGTTGATCCTAAACCTGGTCCTCACCAGTTGGCTTATGGAAACCTGTTCACCCTAGTATTTCAGACCTTCAATATGCCTCTAGGTAAAGGACGACGGGCACAATAAAGAAAAATGATATGATTGATAGAACCACTCTTGCTGAATGTGATTGCCTGCCCATTACTAATACTGCTCCTGCACTTGGTCCAAGGGTAGTTGGTCTAGTTGCCCGGCTAATGGTCTCTCTCAATGCTTCTTGAGACTAGAACAATGCTCTACAAACTGAAGTGGATACTCTGAGGGTTGATCTTGCTGGTGTAAAAGGGGAAGTGGTCTCACTAAAGGATCAACTAATTAGGCAACAACAGAAAAACAATGCTCGCATGAACAAGCTACTTCTCCTTCTTGCTACCTCCTCATCTTTATCCACTCCTCCTCCATAGCCTTTTATGTGTCTCTCTCAGTTGGGTTTTGAAActgtatttttgttgttttgctCTGTACAGACTATGTTGATGACCTTCTTGGCTTAAATGATGTGCTATCTTACTTTTGTGTTTGGATCTGCTACtttgtgttttctttgttttgctaTTGTTTGGATGACTAATATCCTCAGATTGTGAGCACTCTGTGATACCTCAACTAGGTGATAGTGTTGCCATTTATGGATCTGAATCAACATACTCACATTACTTTATACCTTATTCACTTACTCTTTTTTTTGAGATGTCAAAAAGGGGAAGTTGGTCTCTGTTGGTATGTACAGGTGCAAAAAGTATAAAGGTTTGTCATTATCAAAAAGGGGGAATTTGTTAACAACATTCAAGCAGGTTTTGATAATGACAAAATGAGACTAGGTTATGAGAACCAGGTTCACTTGCTGGATGGTGCAGTAGGCATACGTGGAAAACTGTACAAATTCTTATACTAGTCAAAAACACAGAAATAAGAAAAGATGGCACAAGACAAATCCTTATACGAGTCAAAAACGCATAAATAAGAAAAGACGGCATAATAGAACTCCtataaggaaaaataataaaattaaagttgtacTTTTCTTTAATGACTCAACTAGATCTTCAAAAATCAATTCTATAAAAGGAGACAGGCATACAAAGGATTTCAGCAACTTTGCAAATTTGAAATCGAATCTTTCAATCAAAAAGCAAGGCATCGTTCCAAGAGCAAAACATTGAAGGAAGAAGAACTAGAGTTAGGTTTTTCTTTCAAAGGTTAATTCTTGTGTTTGAATTCTATTTAGAAATATTATTGAGTTCTAATTTTCTAAGGTAGACAGTGAGGTTTGTAACAAGAAGTGTGTTTGACTTCTTGGAGAGTTTGAGTTGCGATTATAGTTAATCGTTAGAGGTTAGGTACTTGAGTTAGTTCCTTGATTCTAGAATTGTAATCTAAAACCGCTATTTGAAAGTTAGTGAAGTTTGGTGAAAATCCTACGAGGTGTAGGTTGTggtttttttctttccttgagcAAGGAACTTTTCCACAATAAATTCTATGTCTTGTCTTTACTAGTTTACATTCGTGTTACTGGTTCAAGAACCTTATTCTTGAAATCGTTAGGTAGTATAGGTTTCTTAAGTATTCATTGACATAATTACTGATTAGGCTGCAGGTTAAAGGTCATTGTATTTGGATAGCGTGACCGTTTGACTAAATGTCATTCCTCCTCTAGGAAGTCAAAATATGGAAACTAGTTTAAAGTAGAGACTCCAAAAGTTGTTCAAAATAACTCTGCGCGCTAGCATACAATCGCAAGAAAATACTTCACGACATTTCTAGTCTAAAAGTAAAGTTGCCATTAATTTTCTAATTTAAGGATCATCTTTTTGTAgaatgtaaaaataataatatatatataggtcTTGTCATCagtgatgatattttgaagtaGTATGTGGTTTAAAGTTAACTGGAGTATGTGAAATGATTTTGTGCTAATTAATGGAACGGGTGATAATTTGAGATTGACATGTTCAAATACTTACTGTTGCTGTGGCTGCTTCGACAATAACATATAGCCAAAGTTTCTTGAATCTAATGCTTCATTACATTGATGTTGTGACGAACAAATTGGGTCCCATTGGCATTTCGTACATTAAGTCATCCAAATGATAACGTCTcgatatattaaatatattttttatatatataattatgatgTACAGATCAATTTAGCGTATTTTGGGTTAATTTACGGAATATTTTTTACATTTCATTagcataattaatattaaatagCTTTGTCCATGAAAGTTAGATAGAATGAAATCACTTAATATTTGTtgtattttgagttttgatgaattaaaaaTTATAGAGCAGAGGGACCTAGTGATAAGACCCCGATTGTTCTCGTTCTACAGAACAAGTCAAGTGGAGTGCGGTTGTAAAGCTACAAAAACTACAGTGGTTGGTGGGCATTGCAACAGAGACACAGAGAGGACAATAGTCCTCGACCA
It contains:
- the LOC129894063 gene encoding calcium-dependent protein kinase 10-like, with the protein product MGNCNACIRPEEASKTDPQTKPKKPRERRPNPYSGSPAPIRVLKDFFPKTRISDKYILGRELGRGEFGVTYLCTDRETREALACKSISKKKLRTAVDIEDVRREVAIMSCLPDHTNIVKLRATYEDNEAVHLVMELCEGGELFDRIVARGHYSERAAAGVAKTVAEVVRMCHANGVMHRDLKPENFLFANKKEHSALKAIDFGLSVFFKPGERFSEIVGSPYYMAPEVLKRNYGPEVDIWSAGVILYILLCGVPPFWAESEQGVALAILRGVIDFKREPWPQVSEKAKSLVRQMLEPDPKKRLTAQQVLDHPWIQNAKKASNVPLGDIVRTRLKQFSIMNRFKKKALRVIAEHLKLEEIEVIREMFALMDSDGDGKITYDELKAGLRKVGSQLAEAEMKLLMDVADVDGNGILDYGEFVAVIIHLQRMENDEHFRRAFMFFDKDGSGYIELDELREALADESGACDTDVVNEIMREVDTDKDGQISYEEFVAMMKAGTDWRKASRQYSRERFKSLSVNLMKDGSLQLQDVLNGQTVIV